The Fibrobacter sp. genome contains the following window.
GATTAATTTATTTGAATATCTGAACTACCGTGATTTCTTGAAAGACGCTTACGAAGAACGCCATGCTGGCGATTGGCGCTTTAGCCACCGCTATATTGCAGAGAAGGCCGACTTTGATGCATCTATGTTCAATAAGATTCTGCAAGGCAAGCGTAATCTGACGCCTCGACTTGTGTCGGTTTTTGCAGATATTTTTTGTAATGATGATCGTGAGAAAAAGTATTTTGCTGACATGGTGGCCTTCAACCAGGCCAAGAACCATTCTGAAAGCCGCCAGTACCTAGAAAAGCTGGTTGCAACTAAGGAATGCAAGGTTGAAAATGTGGCCAAGGACCAGTTCGAGTACTTCGATAACTGGTACCATGCGGTAATTCGTGAATTGGTGACTTTCTACCCCTATGTGGGAGACGATGCCGCCCTCGGTTTGATGGTGCGTCCGCCTATTACCGCCAGCCAGGTCAAGTCTTCCATTGCCCTTCTTGAACGCTTGAATATGATCAAGAAGAACGAGCAGACCGGTTTTTATGAACAGACCCAAGGCTTGATTTCCAGCGGTACGGAATCTTACAGTACCGCCGTGAATTCCTACATCCAGCAGAATTTGAAGGTTGCTCAAACTGCCATAGACCGATTTGAACGTGACGAACGCAATCTTTCCACTTTGGCTTTTGGTTGCAACGAAGATACCTATAAGGAACTTGTCGAAATGGTTCGCCGTTTCCGTCGCGAGGTCCTGGCAAAGGTAGGGCAGTGTCAAAAGCCCAATCGTGTTTTTCAACTGGGCATGCAGTTGTTCCCGTTGTCCGACCCCTATCCTCCTCCTCAGCGCCGAGGACGTAAACGCCGTATTCGCGGTGCAGAAATAAAAGACGGGGAAGGCCGCGCAGTCAATGGCTCTGGCAACGAGCCGGTCCAGGAATTGCCGGAGGAGGTGAACAATGGCTAAGATGAAAATGCTTCAATTGGCATCTGCGTCCCTTGTTTCCTTGCTGATGCTTTCAGCCTGTTCCGAAAACAGCAAGACTGCTGCCGGAGGAACCGAGGCCGAGTCTACCATCGCCCTGCAGGTTCGACTGGCTGATGGTACGGCGGCTGCAAATGCCCGTGTACGCGCCCTGCCCGAAGGCTATCTTGCTGATGGTTTGCAGTCTGCGGAATGGACTGTGGCTGATGAATCCGGCTTTGTTGAGTTCAATGACATGGAACCGGGTGCCTATATGGTGGAAGCCCGCAATTCTGATGAGTCCAAGGACGTTTCCGGTGCTGTTTTCTCTGTTGTCTTGGATTCGGCGGTTGCTCGAGCTGTAGATACACTGCAGCTAGACAGCCTTACCCGTATTGAAGGCTATGTGACACCGGGGCAGGGCCCCTCAGTCATCCGTATTCCGGGCCTGGAGCGCTTTGTGGTTCCCGACAGTTCCGGACATTTCGTGGTGGATAATCTTCCTGCTGGAAATTTTGACCTGGTAATCGAAAGCCGTTCCAACCGCGGTACGGTTAAACTTTCCGCTACTGCTGGCGAGACTGTTCCGGAGGTCAACTTGGGTAAGCCCCGCGGCTTTGCCGTAGAGGACTTTGAACGCTTTAGCGGAATTTCTGCTACGGGCGAAATCCTTGGAGATGGCTGGTGGTATACTTTGGATGCCGACGGCAAGAACATTATGCCCCTGTGGGACGAAACCTTGACTCGAACCTATTCCGGCAGCGATGGCTGTGCATCTGGTGGATGTGCCCGCACAACGAACCGTTTAGGATTCCTGCTGGGCGGTTTCGAAACGGAATATGCACTGCCTGGTCTTGAAACCCTGATGTTCTCTGCACGCGGTTCTGGAACCCTCCGTGTTTCCCTGGCCTATGGCAGTACCGACGATGCTTCTGAAAATGGCTTTGAGT
Protein-coding sequences here:
- a CDS encoding TIGR02147 family protein, whose translation is MINLFEYLNYRDFLKDAYEERHAGDWRFSHRYIAEKADFDASMFNKILQGKRNLTPRLVSVFADIFCNDDREKKYFADMVAFNQAKNHSESRQYLEKLVATKECKVENVAKDQFEYFDNWYHAVIRELVTFYPYVGDDAALGLMVRPPITASQVKSSIALLERLNMIKKNEQTGFYEQTQGLISSGTESYSTAVNSYIQQNLKVAQTAIDRFERDERNLSTLAFGCNEDTYKELVEMVRRFRREVLAKVGQCQKPNRVFQLGMQLFPLSDPYPPPQRRGRKRRIRGAEIKDGEGRAVNGSGNEPVQELPEEVNNG